One region of Candidatus Zixiibacteriota bacterium genomic DNA includes:
- a CDS encoding ribosome maturation factor RimP — protein sequence MKSAYQQELEARLTVLVEPAVVEAGVELVELQFVQRKSSALLRVLVDKVGGVTLDQCAELSHRLSFLLEATDPIEGRYTLEVSSPGLDRALTTAADFRRKVGETVRVTLSAAAGGREVVGEIIAMEDNRLTLQTETGEQQYSLDQVARAKIIF from the coding sequence ATGAAGAGTGCATACCAACAAGAGCTGGAGGCTCGGCTGACCGTGCTGGTCGAGCCGGCCGTGGTGGAGGCAGGCGTCGAGTTGGTGGAGCTGCAATTCGTCCAGCGCAAGTCGAGCGCGCTGTTGCGGGTGCTGGTCGACAAAGTCGGCGGTGTTACGCTGGATCAGTGCGCGGAGCTGTCGCACCGGCTCTCATTCCTGTTGGAGGCGACCGATCCGATCGAGGGGCGGTATACGCTGGAGGTGTCTTCACCGGGTCTGGACCGGGCGTTGACGACGGCGGCGGATTTTCGGCGCAAGGTGGGGGAAACGGTGCGGGTGACTTTGAGCGCCGCAGCGGGAGGCCGCGAGGTGGTTGGCGAGATAATCGCGATGGAAGACAATCGACTGACCCTGCAGACCGAGACGGGCGAACAGCAATATTCGCTCGACCAGGTTGCGCGGGCGAAGATCATATTTTGA
- the infB gene encoding translation initiation factor IF-2, translating to MGKKRLYEVAKEYNISSEAIVKLVRELGFTDVKSHMSTATDEMLTAIASKFSLEKESVKQEIDRRKKIQREVAERDLEVFEEEEAAGTEKIVSKAQVIERQAKAAVQLRKKKRDKKKKKRHSDISAADVKAAVKKTMAKIDLGKRIKKYKRREKPDGTVVEEEANVIQVTEYMSLAELATAVGAKPADLIAKCMELGMMVTINQRLDLTTIETLALEYGLEIEEVKEIGVEEEEEVEAEEDMKPRAPIVTVMGHVDHGKTSLLDSIRKTNVAAGETGLITQHIGAYQVTLPQGNITFLDTPGHEAFTAMRARGADITDIVVLVVAADDGVMPQTIEAIDHARAADVPIIVAVNKIDKPGAKPEQVKQQLAGRGVSPEEWGGKNIFVEVSAKTGQGVDKLLEMILLQAELLELKSNPDHLARATVVEAKLDKGRGVVTTIIMEKGMLHIGDPIVAGIHSGRVRALINDRGERRDVVLPGEPAQVVGLAGVPQAGDSFMGVESEAEAREISIKRQQIRREHEHRQVKRVSLMNVYDQIKEGERKDLNIVIKGDVDGSVQVLRDTLEKISNEEVRVNVIHYGVGAITESDILLAAASDAIVIGFHVRPDSRAREVAAREKIDVRLYTIIYEAESDIRKALEGMLEPDKEERITGVALVKDTFRVPKIGVIAGCYVQSGTIHRSDHARIIRDSISVYSGAINSLRRFKDDAREVPAGMECGIKIENFDDVKAGDLIEAFETVEVARKL from the coding sequence ATGGGTAAAAAGCGTTTATACGAAGTAGCCAAGGAATACAACATCTCGTCAGAGGCGATTGTCAAGCTGGTGCGCGAACTCGGGTTTACCGACGTGAAGTCGCACATGTCGACGGCCACCGATGAGATGCTGACGGCGATTGCCTCGAAGTTTTCGTTGGAGAAGGAGTCGGTCAAGCAGGAGATCGACCGGCGCAAGAAGATTCAGCGCGAGGTTGCCGAACGCGACCTGGAGGTGTTCGAGGAGGAAGAAGCCGCCGGTACCGAGAAGATCGTCTCCAAGGCGCAGGTGATCGAGCGCCAGGCCAAGGCGGCGGTGCAGTTGCGCAAGAAGAAGCGCGACAAGAAGAAAAAGAAGCGCCACAGCGACATCAGTGCCGCCGATGTCAAAGCCGCCGTCAAGAAGACGATGGCCAAGATCGATCTGGGCAAACGGATCAAGAAGTACAAGCGCCGCGAGAAACCAGACGGTACGGTGGTCGAGGAAGAGGCCAATGTCATCCAGGTGACCGAGTACATGTCGCTGGCGGAGTTGGCCACGGCCGTCGGCGCCAAGCCGGCTGATCTGATCGCCAAGTGCATGGAACTGGGCATGATGGTCACGATCAATCAGCGCCTGGATTTGACCACGATCGAGACATTGGCGCTGGAATACGGCCTGGAGATCGAAGAGGTCAAGGAAATCGGCGTCGAGGAAGAAGAGGAAGTCGAGGCCGAGGAAGACATGAAGCCGCGCGCACCGATCGTGACCGTGATGGGGCACGTCGACCACGGCAAGACCTCGCTGCTGGACTCGATCCGCAAGACGAATGTTGCCGCCGGGGAAACCGGGCTGATCACGCAGCATATCGGCGCATACCAGGTGACGTTGCCGCAGGGAAATATTACGTTCCTCGATACCCCGGGTCACGAGGCGTTCACAGCGATGCGCGCCCGCGGCGCCGACATCACGGACATTGTGGTGCTGGTGGTGGCGGCCGACGACGGCGTGATGCCGCAGACGATCGAGGCGATCGATCACGCGCGGGCCGCTGACGTGCCGATTATCGTGGCCGTCAACAAGATTGACAAACCGGGCGCCAAGCCGGAGCAGGTCAAGCAGCAGCTGGCCGGACGCGGCGTATCGCCGGAAGAATGGGGCGGCAAGAACATTTTCGTCGAAGTCTCGGCCAAGACCGGGCAGGGGGTCGACAAGCTGCTGGAAATGATTCTGCTGCAGGCGGAACTCCTGGAACTCAAGAGTAATCCCGACCATCTGGCGCGGGCGACTGTTGTCGAGGCCAAGCTGGATAAGGGTCGCGGCGTAGTCACGACCATCATCATGGAGAAGGGCATGCTGCACATCGGCGATCCGATCGTGGCCGGGATTCACTCCGGGCGTGTGCGCGCTCTGATCAACGACCGCGGCGAGCGCCGCGACGTGGTGCTGCCCGGTGAACCGGCGCAGGTCGTGGGTCTGGCCGGCGTGCCGCAGGCGGGGGATTCATTTATGGGAGTGGAGTCAGAGGCCGAGGCACGCGAAATCTCGATCAAGCGCCAGCAAATTCGCCGCGAACATGAGCACCGACAGGTCAAACGCGTCAGCCTGATGAACGTCTACGACCAGATCAAGGAAGGCGAGCGCAAGGATCTCAATATTGTGATCAAGGGCGATGTCGACGGGTCGGTGCAAGTCCTGCGCGACACTTTGGAAAAGATCAGCAACGAGGAAGTGCGGGTGAATGTGATTCACTACGGCGTCGGCGCGATTACCGAGTCGGATATTCTGCTGGCGGCGGCATCGGATGCGATCGTGATCGGTTTCCACGTGCGGCCGGATTCGCGGGCGCGCGAAGTGGCAGCGCGGGAGAAGATTGATGTGCGGCTGTACACGATCATTTACGAAGCCGAGAGCGATATCCGCAAGGCGCTGGAGGGGATGCTCGAACCCGACAAGGAAGAGCGGATCACAGGAGTGGCGCTGGTCAAGGATACGTTCCGGGTGCCGAAGATCGGCGTGATCGCCGGCTGCTACGTGCAGTCGGGCACGATTCACCGCTCCGATCATGCGCGCATCATTCGCGACAGCATCAGCGTCTACAGTGGCGCGATCAATTCGCTGCGCCGTTTCAAGGACGATGCGCGCGAGGTGCCGGCCGGGATGGAATGCGGCATCAAGATCGAGAATTTTGACGATGTCAAGGCGGGCGATTTGATTGAAGCCTTCGAGACGGTCGAGGTTGCGCGCAAGCTTTAG
- the nusA gene encoding transcription termination factor NusA, which translates to MEYDIIEALSQIAAEKNMDIDYVVDTLKSSLITAAKKKYGDGDNIHVNIDRRSGEVNMHAIKKVVESVENPFTEISLLDALDIDEDAEIGDEVEIFIPFEEFGRNAIASAKQILIQKVREAERETVFNEYSKKIGELVTGTVQQVDKGNIIVNLGRTEAVMPVKEQIQKEKYRQGDRLRAMIVDVQKSQRGPQVILSRASNSFLTRLFELEVPEIFERIIEIRAVAREPGERAKVAVSSADERIDPVGACVGVKGVRVQAIVRELNNERIDIVPFHPDPEMFVTRALAPTKIVKIESNSEENTMVVIVEDDQLSLAIGKGGQNARLAAKLTGWKVNILSEKDYYDKKREEAETKVEVSKLGIGEATIKKLIEADYRFIQDILEVPASRLTEIDGIGPKKADQIVEAAREYIFQMQQTKAEAEQLEGDEEEAAEEKAERGPRSLKDLFVDEDESEDEDEGEEEK; encoded by the coding sequence ATGGAATATGACATCATCGAGGCGTTGAGTCAGATTGCCGCCGAGAAGAACATGGATATCGACTACGTCGTCGATACCTTGAAATCGTCGCTGATCACCGCCGCCAAGAAAAAGTACGGGGACGGGGACAACATCCACGTCAATATCGACCGGCGCAGCGGCGAAGTCAACATGCACGCCATCAAGAAAGTCGTAGAGTCAGTCGAGAACCCGTTTACCGAGATTTCGCTGCTGGATGCCCTCGATATCGACGAAGACGCCGAAATCGGGGACGAGGTCGAGATTTTCATCCCGTTCGAGGAATTCGGTCGCAACGCGATTGCCTCGGCCAAGCAAATCTTGATTCAGAAAGTGCGCGAAGCCGAGCGCGAGACGGTCTTCAACGAGTACTCGAAGAAAATCGGCGAGTTGGTGACGGGCACGGTGCAGCAAGTTGACAAAGGCAACATCATCGTCAATCTGGGGCGAACCGAGGCGGTGATGCCGGTGAAAGAGCAGATCCAGAAAGAGAAATACCGCCAGGGCGACCGCCTGCGCGCGATGATCGTCGATGTCCAGAAGTCGCAGCGCGGGCCGCAGGTGATCCTGTCGCGGGCCAGCAATTCGTTCCTGACGCGGTTGTTTGAGTTGGAAGTGCCGGAGATCTTCGAGCGCATCATTGAGATCCGCGCCGTGGCGCGCGAACCCGGGGAACGCGCCAAGGTGGCGGTGAGCTCGGCGGACGAGCGCATCGATCCGGTGGGCGCCTGCGTCGGCGTCAAGGGGGTGCGCGTGCAGGCGATTGTGCGGGAGCTGAACAACGAGCGCATTGATATCGTGCCGTTCCATCCCGATCCGGAGATGTTCGTGACGCGGGCACTGGCTCCGACCAAGATCGTCAAGATCGAAAGCAACAGTGAAGAGAACACGATGGTGGTAATTGTCGAGGATGACCAGTTGTCGCTGGCGATCGGCAAGGGCGGCCAGAATGCCCGGTTGGCGGCAAAGTTGACCGGCTGGAAGGTCAATATCCTGTCGGAGAAGGATTACTACGACAAGAAGCGCGAGGAAGCCGAGACCAAGGTGGAGGTGTCCAAGCTGGGAATCGGCGAGGCGACGATCAAGAAGTTGATCGAAGCGGACTACCGGTTCATTCAGGATATCCTTGAGGTTCCGGCATCGCGGCTGACCGAAATCGACGGTATCGGTCCGAAGAAGGCCGACCAGATTGTGGAAGCCGCGCGCGAGTACATCTTCCAGATGCAGCAGACCAAGGCCGAGGCGGAACAGCTGGAGGGTGACGAGGAGGAGGCGGCGGAGGAGAAAGCGGAGCGGGGACCGCGCTCGCTCAAGGATCTGTTCGTCGATGAAGACGAAAGCGAGGATGAAGACGAGGGCGAGGAAGAAAAATAG